A window from Thioclava sp. GXIMD2076 encodes these proteins:
- a CDS encoding ABC transporter ATP-binding protein translates to MNASPHPPAADALSISSVTVRFQGLAAISDCTLSLAPREIVGLVGPNGAGKTTLVNVLTGFQKPTEGSLHIEGRDALGWSPAKVRGAGVARTFQAGRLFGNLSVLENAQVSAIASGLGKRAARVRAEAILEEVGLSQAHDQQAASLPYTDQRRLDIARALCSQPKFMLLDEPAAGMSDSECEDLMAIIRSLPERYGCGVLLIEHNMHVVMSLSDRLHVLDGGRTIITGLPEEVSRHEAFLKAYLGEEIAA, encoded by the coding sequence TTGAACGCATCACCCCATCCACCCGCAGCCGATGCGCTGTCGATCTCGTCCGTGACTGTGCGCTTTCAGGGGCTTGCCGCGATCAGTGATTGCACATTGTCGCTTGCCCCGCGCGAGATCGTGGGGCTGGTCGGCCCCAATGGCGCGGGCAAGACCACGCTTGTGAACGTGCTGACGGGCTTCCAGAAACCTACCGAAGGCAGCCTGCATATCGAGGGCCGCGACGCGCTTGGCTGGTCGCCCGCGAAGGTGCGCGGGGCAGGGGTTGCGCGGACCTTCCAGGCGGGGCGGCTCTTCGGGAACCTGAGCGTGCTGGAAAATGCGCAGGTCTCGGCAATTGCCTCGGGCCTCGGCAAACGCGCCGCGCGTGTGCGTGCCGAAGCGATCCTCGAGGAGGTCGGGCTCTCGCAGGCCCATGACCAGCAGGCGGCAAGTCTTCCCTATACCGACCAGCGCCGCCTCGATATCGCCCGCGCCCTGTGCTCGCAGCCCAAATTCATGCTGCTCGACGAACCTGCGGCGGGTATGTCCGATAGCGAATGCGAGGATCTGATGGCCATCATCCGGTCGCTGCCCGAACGCTATGGTTGCGGGGTGCTGCTCATCGAACACAACATGCATGTGGTGATGTCGCTCAGCGACCGGCTGCATGTGCTTGATGGCGGGCGCACGATCATCACCGGCCTGCCCGAAGAGGTCAGCCGCCATGAGGCCTTCCTGAAAGCCTATCTTGGCGAGGAGATCGCGGCATGA
- a CDS encoding ABC transporter substrate-binding protein: MMKQRVLGLLTTGLLGAGLFGSAHAEEPPINIGFAIAQSGRMAVTDADAYRFAQMWIKQQNEKGGLLGRQIVYETADNKTDLGEAVKAGQKVLASDPDLVLVSCDYDFGAPSAVQVQKAGKISAFMCAADPKAGVLGVGPLSFTGGTAAQLGGAVIADWAIKEKGLKTAFVLEDVAGEAQKSACAGFKWMYEKDGGKIVGSEQFRFDDASISAQVSEISKKIASDGVQTVMLCSHLGAGGAVRQIRSAGIDLPLLGPALFDGVAWTSAVPGLTNFFIPTQVVIEGDPRPEAQAMTDAFVAEYGEKPASMWSYPIYAWLQLWAKAVETAGTTDPQKVVDVMNGFKDEPTALGPRTFTPQLHIQTSEPMQITEFTDGRQKFVEEWKIEDAIPNSVLYRVGG; encoded by the coding sequence ATGATGAAACAACGCGTGTTGGGTCTGTTGACGACAGGCCTTCTTGGCGCAGGGCTGTTTGGCAGCGCCCATGCCGAAGAGCCGCCGATCAATATCGGGTTCGCCATCGCGCAATCGGGCCGGATGGCGGTGACCGATGCCGATGCCTATCGCTTTGCGCAGATGTGGATCAAACAGCAAAACGAGAAGGGCGGGCTTCTGGGCCGCCAGATTGTTTACGAGACTGCTGACAACAAGACCGATCTGGGCGAGGCCGTGAAGGCGGGCCAGAAGGTTCTGGCCTCCGATCCCGATCTTGTGCTGGTCAGCTGTGATTACGACTTCGGCGCGCCCTCGGCGGTCCAGGTGCAAAAGGCAGGCAAGATCTCGGCCTTCATGTGTGCGGCAGATCCCAAGGCGGGCGTGCTGGGGGTCGGGCCCTTGTCCTTCACCGGCGGCACGGCGGCCCAGCTGGGAGGTGCGGTGATTGCGGATTGGGCGATCAAGGAAAAGGGGCTGAAAACGGCCTTCGTTCTGGAAGACGTGGCTGGCGAAGCACAAAAGTCTGCCTGCGCGGGCTTCAAATGGATGTATGAGAAGGATGGTGGCAAGATTGTAGGCTCCGAGCAGTTCCGCTTCGACGATGCCTCGATTTCGGCGCAGGTCTCGGAAATCAGCAAGAAGATCGCCTCCGACGGGGTACAGACGGTGATGCTTTGCTCGCATCTGGGCGCAGGCGGCGCGGTGCGCCAGATCCGCTCGGCAGGGATCGATCTTCCGCTTCTGGGGCCGGCACTGTTCGACGGTGTCGCATGGACATCCGCTGTGCCCGGTTTGACGAACTTCTTCATTCCGACACAGGTGGTTATCGAAGGCGATCCGCGCCCCGAGGCGCAGGCGATGACGGATGCGTTCGTGGCCGAATACGGCGAAAAGCCCGCCTCCATGTGGTCCTATCCGATCTATGCGTGGCTACAGCTTTGGGCGAAAGCCGTAGAGACCGCTGGCACAACCGATCCGCAGAAGGTGGTCGATGTGATGAACGGCTTCAAGGACGAGCCGACGGCGCTTGGTCCGCGCACCTTCACGCCGCAACTGCATATCCAGACCTCCGAGCCGATGCAGATCACCGAATTCACCGACGGGCGTCAGAAATTCGTCGAGGAATGGAAGATCGAGGACGCGATCCCGAATTCGGTACTCTATCGCGTTGGTGGCTGA
- a CDS encoding helix-turn-helix domain-containing protein encodes MLSVASERKGISRIDTEGLPPKDRLPFWRDVVCQHFSPAATDLPDWFNASSFHARMTRRDLGSVGLSHVEASPQNSLRDRASLRRDPSDCFFLSYVTVGKSVLKQGGREAVQGPGEFLLYDSAQPFTYAWNGDYAGYWLRLPRHLLTNRLASAEVLTARTISASAPIGRLVGQMIEESFGLDLCGETPAARRVATSLVDLVTAAFETQTGLGADYSARHQGLLDRAKSHILVNLENNDLNIDAMVKDLGVSRRTLARLFAHEDTTPTRWLWSQRLERARMMICEADGARITEIALACGFSDISHFSRAFKAEFGITAKAMMAARAS; translated from the coding sequence ATGTTGTCTGTCGCGTCTGAACGGAAGGGGATCTCTCGCATCGATACAGAGGGGCTACCGCCAAAGGACAGGCTGCCATTCTGGCGCGATGTCGTGTGCCAGCACTTCTCCCCCGCAGCGACCGATCTGCCCGACTGGTTCAATGCCAGCAGTTTTCATGCGCGGATGACACGGCGCGATCTGGGTTCGGTCGGACTGAGCCATGTAGAGGCCTCGCCGCAAAACTCGTTGCGCGATCGCGCCTCGCTGCGGCGCGATCCGTCGGACTGTTTCTTCCTCTCCTATGTGACCGTCGGCAAGAGCGTGCTGAAACAGGGGGGGCGCGAGGCGGTGCAGGGTCCGGGAGAATTTCTCCTCTATGATTCCGCCCAACCTTTCACCTATGCTTGGAACGGCGATTATGCCGGGTACTGGCTGCGCCTGCCGCGCCATCTGCTGACCAACCGGCTTGCATCGGCCGAGGTGCTGACCGCACGCACCATCTCCGCCTCGGCCCCGATCGGGCGGCTGGTCGGTCAGATGATCGAGGAATCTTTCGGGCTTGATCTCTGTGGCGAGACGCCGGCTGCACGGCGCGTTGCAACATCGCTCGTGGATCTGGTCACTGCGGCTTTCGAGACACAGACAGGGTTGGGGGCCGATTATTCCGCCCGTCATCAGGGGCTCCTCGACCGGGCCAAATCCCATATTCTCGTCAATCTGGAAAATAACGACCTGAATATAGATGCGATGGTGAAGGACCTCGGTGTGTCGCGCCGGACCCTGGCGCGTCTTTTTGCCCATGAAGATACCACGCCCACCCGCTGGCTCTGGTCGCAACGTCTCGAACGCGCCCGCATGATGATCTGCGAGGCCGATGGTGCACGGATTACAGAGATCGCTCTGGCGTGCGGATTCAGCGATATCTCGCATTTCTCGCGTGCCTTCAAAGCCGAGTTCGGCATCACGGCCAAGGCAATGATGGCTGCGCGTGCGAGCTAA
- a CDS encoding amidase, whose amino-acid sequence MAVHTPTKDELKQTAAALGLSFSESELTEYHEQITQRLQAYTVIAQMPDEIPEVTYARTMGHRPTVEENPHNAWYWKTAIKGAANGKLKGKKISLKDNIMLAGVPMMNGTPHLEGYIPEFDAPIVTRMLDAGGEIAGKAHCELLCMTGSSFTNATGHVHNPYKHGYSAGGSSSGSAVTVATGEVDMSIGCDQGGSIRMPSSFCGIYGMKPTHGLVPYTGIMPIEIEIDHAGPMTRTVEDNALLLEVIAGDDGYDPRIKAPEVKEYTKALTGNIRGLKIGIMTEGFQSIYADETVNAKVREAAKRFEALGAEVVEVSVPMHMQAPSIFEPIVTQGAYATMFEGDGYGASRRDLYAVSMMDHYRGWRRTADDLSPTAKIALMAGHYMTHRYGTRFYGKARNITRRLRAAYDAQLAQVDLLLMPTTATTAQKLPGPDASLAEIVRRAAEPVAITHPFDITHHPAMSVPCGMIDGLPVGMMLVGKHFDEETIYRAAHAFEQSGDWKTF is encoded by the coding sequence ATGGCTGTGCATACGCCGACAAAAGACGAACTGAAACAGACGGCGGCTGCGCTTGGCCTGTCCTTCTCGGAAAGCGAACTGACCGAGTATCACGAGCAGATCACCCAGCGCCTTCAGGCCTATACCGTTATCGCGCAGATGCCCGACGAGATCCCCGAGGTGACTTATGCCCGCACCATGGGCCATCGTCCGACCGTTGAGGAAAACCCCCATAACGCCTGGTATTGGAAAACCGCCATCAAGGGCGCGGCCAATGGCAAGCTGAAAGGCAAGAAGATCTCGCTCAAGGATAACATCATGCTGGCCGGTGTGCCGATGATGAACGGCACGCCGCATCTGGAAGGCTATATCCCCGAATTCGACGCGCCCATCGTGACGCGGATGCTCGATGCGGGCGGCGAGATCGCGGGCAAGGCGCATTGCGAGTTGCTGTGCATGACGGGCAGCTCCTTCACGAATGCCACGGGCCATGTCCATAACCCCTATAAACATGGCTATTCGGCGGGCGGTTCGTCCTCTGGCTCTGCCGTGACCGTTGCCACCGGCGAGGTCGACATGTCGATCGGTTGCGATCAGGGCGGCTCGATCCGTATGCCCTCGTCCTTCTGCGGCATCTACGGCATGAAACCCACCCACGGTCTGGTGCCCTATACCGGTATCATGCCGATCGAGATCGAGATCGACCATGCAGGCCCGATGACCCGCACTGTCGAGGATAACGCGCTCCTTCTGGAAGTGATCGCGGGCGATGACGGCTATGATCCGCGCATCAAAGCGCCCGAGGTGAAGGAATACACCAAGGCACTGACGGGAAATATCCGCGGCCTGAAGATCGGCATCATGACCGAAGGCTTCCAGAGCATCTATGCCGATGAGACTGTGAACGCCAAGGTCCGCGAGGCGGCCAAGCGCTTCGAGGCACTGGGAGCCGAGGTTGTCGAGGTGTCGGTGCCGATGCATATGCAGGCCCCCTCGATCTTCGAACCGATCGTGACCCAAGGCGCCTATGCCACCATGTTCGAGGGAGACGGCTACGGGGCCTCGCGCCGCGATCTCTATGCGGTCTCCATGATGGACCATTACCGTGGCTGGCGCCGCACCGCCGATGACCTCTCGCCCACCGCAAAGATCGCGCTGATGGCAGGCCATTATATGACGCACCGCTATGGCACCCGCTTCTATGGCAAGGCGCGCAATATCACCCGCCGTCTGCGCGCGGCCTATGACGCGCAGCTGGCACAGGTCGATCTGCTGCTAATGCCCACGACCGCCACCACTGCGCAAAAGCTGCCCGGACCGGATGCGAGCCTCGCCGAGATCGTGCGCCGTGCCGCCGAGCCGGTGGCGATCACCCATCCCTTCGACATCACCCACCATCCGGCAATGTCTGTGCCCTGCGGCATGATCGATGGTCTGCCGGTGGGCATGATGCTGGTGGGCAAGCATTTCGACGAGGAAACCATCTACCGCGCTGCCCATGCGTTCGAGCAGTCGGGCGACTGGAAGACCTTCTGA
- the nthA gene encoding nitrile hydratase subunit alpha has protein sequence MSDHTHGTMPPDALALRARAVEQLMIEKGLLREGAVDALVEIFEHELGPRNGAKIVARAWTDPDYLARLRTDTNNALQEYGFSGMEGSHIVLCENTPEIHNVIVCTLCSCYPWPLLGLPPMWYKTAAYRSRIVIEPRAVLAEFKTDIPKDVELRVWDSNAELRYFVLPMRPAGTEGWSAEQLEKLVTRNSMIGTGLPQDLDGEAS, from the coding sequence ATGTCCGACCACACTCACGGAACAATGCCCCCCGATGCGCTTGCCCTGCGCGCCCGCGCCGTCGAACAGCTAATGATCGAAAAAGGTCTGCTACGCGAAGGCGCGGTCGATGCTCTTGTCGAGATTTTCGAGCATGAGCTGGGTCCGAGGAACGGCGCCAAGATCGTGGCGCGCGCATGGACCGACCCCGACTATCTGGCGCGGTTGCGAACCGACACGAACAATGCGCTTCAGGAATACGGTTTTTCGGGGATGGAGGGATCACATATCGTGCTGTGCGAGAACACGCCCGAGATCCATAACGTTATCGTCTGCACCCTCTGTTCATGCTACCCGTGGCCGCTCTTGGGCCTGCCGCCCATGTGGTATAAGACCGCGGCCTACCGCTCGCGGATCGTGATCGAACCGCGCGCCGTCCTGGCCGAATTCAAGACCGACATCCCCAAAGATGTCGAGCTGCGCGTCTGGGACAGCAATGCCGAGCTGCGCTATTTCGTGCTGCCCATGCGCCCCGCAGGCACCGAAGGCTGGAGCGCCGAACAGCTCGAGAAGTTGGTCACCCGCAATTCCATGATCGGCACCGGTCTTCCGCAGGATCTGGACGGAGAAGCCTCATGA
- the nthB gene encoding nitrile hydratase subunit beta yields MNSVHDFGGMQGYGPVIPDDGNEPKFVHDWERGAFGLNLMLQVAGLFNADTSRHAMEKIEPIHYLTSPYYLHWMESYEDILVAKGIATREELRTGKATEPLPEWARNKELPPNEDLGKIVRGYIDTTGEARAPRKFGIGEKIRSVNNHPKGHTRLPAYARGRIGTITATREAFVYADQRAHSAGEDPQWIYSVRFDAEELWGADADGRGAVYLDLYEPYMQAL; encoded by the coding sequence ATGAACAGCGTCCATGATTTCGGCGGCATGCAGGGCTACGGGCCCGTTATCCCTGACGATGGCAACGAACCGAAATTCGTCCACGATTGGGAACGCGGAGCCTTCGGCCTCAATCTGATGTTGCAGGTGGCGGGGTTGTTCAATGCCGATACCTCGCGCCATGCGATGGAAAAAATCGAACCCATCCACTATCTGACCTCGCCCTATTACCTGCACTGGATGGAAAGCTACGAGGATATTCTTGTGGCCAAGGGCATCGCCACCCGCGAGGAGCTGCGCACCGGTAAGGCGACCGAGCCGCTGCCCGAATGGGCGCGAAACAAAGAGCTGCCGCCCAACGAGGATTTAGGCAAGATCGTGCGGGGCTATATCGACACCACCGGCGAAGCCCGCGCGCCTCGCAAATTCGGGATCGGCGAGAAGATCCGCTCGGTCAACAACCACCCTAAGGGCCATACCCGCCTGCCCGCCTATGCGCGCGGCCGGATCGGCACCATCACCGCCACCCGCGAGGCCTTTGTCTATGCCGACCAGCGCGCCCATAGCGCAGGCGAGGACCCGCAATGGATCTACTCGGTGCGCTTTGACGCAGAGGAGCTGTGGGGAGCCGATGCCGACGGGCGTGGCGCCGTCTATCTGGACCTCTACGAACCCTACATGCAGGCGCTCTGA
- a CDS encoding substrate-binding domain-containing protein: MTISTLRTTASWLAACTIAATLATAAHAEEPTQMGKGADITSMCGTKPARVALIDGIGGDTWRRTTEEELRDEASKCSNITEVAYADAGGDSQKFNSDINSFVAQGYDIIIPFADFGDASMPAFRAATRAGVTMVPYFSKLSGTQGRDYTANVYQDQTVAGSLWAEWIGQNLGDANIVMLGGSPGAASSTNFFNGLKEGIKKYPGVKLLQDSYVTTNWNMADAQRATAGLIATYPKIDAIVTDHGPAALAVVNAYQQAGEKVPAILTIASGNELNCKFEDDKAAGKGWDFYALDGTTTIIRFAFRRALAEFEGTEDPEGTVLVPYVSNDSFKNVSLGCNKELPPDADLSSLLSEDQLKKVFGYE; the protein is encoded by the coding sequence ATGACCATTTCCACCCTCAGAACGACCGCCAGCTGGCTTGCCGCCTGCACGATCGCCGCCACTCTGGCCACGGCCGCCCATGCCGAGGAACCCACGCAGATGGGCAAGGGCGCCGATATCACCAGCATGTGCGGCACCAAACCCGCCCGCGTGGCCCTGATCGACGGCATCGGCGGCGACACATGGCGTCGCACGACCGAAGAAGAGCTGCGTGACGAAGCCTCGAAATGTTCCAATATCACCGAGGTCGCCTATGCGGATGCAGGCGGAGATTCGCAGAAATTCAACAGCGACATCAACAGCTTTGTCGCCCAGGGCTATGACATCATCATTCCCTTCGCAGACTTTGGCGACGCCTCCATGCCCGCCTTCCGCGCCGCCACCCGTGCAGGCGTGACCATGGTGCCCTATTTCTCCAAACTCTCCGGCACGCAAGGGCGCGACTACACCGCCAATGTCTATCAGGACCAAACCGTGGCGGGCAGCCTCTGGGCGGAATGGATTGGCCAGAATCTCGGCGATGCGAATATCGTCATGCTGGGTGGCTCGCCCGGTGCCGCCTCCTCGACCAATTTCTTCAACGGGCTGAAGGAAGGCATCAAAAAATATCCGGGCGTCAAACTGCTGCAGGACAGCTATGTCACCACCAACTGGAACATGGCCGATGCCCAACGGGCGACGGCAGGACTGATCGCCACCTACCCCAAGATCGATGCCATCGTGACCGACCATGGTCCGGCGGCGCTGGCGGTGGTCAATGCCTACCAACAGGCGGGAGAGAAGGTTCCTGCGATCCTGACCATCGCCTCGGGCAACGAGCTGAACTGCAAGTTCGAGGATGATAAGGCCGCAGGCAAAGGCTGGGATTTCTACGCGCTTGATGGCACCACCACCATCATCCGCTTCGCCTTCCGTCGCGCGCTGGCGGAATTCGAAGGGACCGAGGATCCCGAAGGCACTGTGCTGGTGCCCTATGTCTCCAATGACAGCTTCAAGAATGTCTCGCTTGGCTGCAACAAGGAGCTGCCGCCGGATGCCGATCTCAGCTCGCTTCTATCGGAAGACCAGCTGAAAAAAGTCTTCGGATACGAGTAA
- a CDS encoding ATP-binding cassette domain-containing protein gives MTVSSSGTDALRLEGITKRFGPVTALDDVSLSVRPGEIHALVGENGAGKSTLMAVASGALEPEEGTVRFFGEALSADPGETRERGLAIVRQEPSLMPDLTVAENIHIGLPKHLRPSVGALREFVRSKLASWHDDTGIDPDARIESLLPEKRFIVEIVKAIASQPRLLVLDEPTEHLTGRDVVRLFEVVRELAASGCAVVYISHRIREVRQIAERISVLRNGRAVGTRDATNLSEDEIITMIVGRRVERPFPPKRAKDVHSERIFELHGVSGPGFRDVVMRVDRGEIVGLAGIDGHGQRELMRALAGQKPIEGRVNVAERFVSIRSPRDSRKAGIRFVPGDRHREGLLPGLSVRENFSLRSIEKDTRGGLINAGAEKRRARTELARLEVKMAGIEAPISSLSGGNAQKVVLTSVLAGDPKVLLLDEPTQGVDVGARAEIYQVMRAAADEGMSQIVCSSDRAELVGLCDRIYVFSRGEIVAELTGDEVNDEAIAQAMMTATNARAHTAALGGKLAKLGSSDWAPFWMLVAAMLILGSVAGWVNPFFLSERSLVNLMVMTATLAMVAYGQQLLMLTGGIDLSVGPLMGLCAVVGSFFLSGDPWLMPSLGYAAIIAVAAMVGAVNFLLVGPLKLHPMVATLATYMAVQAVSLLLRPVPAGMTDFDVLDTIGYRMGAIPATFIIAVIAAIVLDIFLLRSGKGIRWRAFGSNAEAARVAGVTPLVMQFAAYVGCSVLTALAAIMMIEQVAIGDPRAGLGYTLTSIAAVVIGGTSLMGGRGLFLGALLGAGFISLVNSAATFLQLDSAWQNYLLGGLIIAAVAFYSYSRSKAVSA, from the coding sequence ATGACCGTGTCTTCTTCTGGAACCGATGCCCTCCGACTGGAGGGCATCACCAAGCGTTTCGGTCCTGTCACCGCGCTTGACGATGTGTCTCTTTCCGTCCGTCCGGGCGAGATCCACGCCCTTGTGGGCGAGAACGGGGCCGGCAAATCCACGCTGATGGCGGTGGCGTCGGGCGCGCTTGAGCCGGAAGAGGGCACGGTGCGCTTCTTTGGCGAGGCGCTGAGTGCCGATCCGGGCGAGACCCGCGAGAGAGGTCTGGCGATCGTGCGTCAGGAACCCTCGCTGATGCCCGATCTGACGGTGGCCGAGAATATCCATATCGGTCTGCCCAAACATCTGCGCCCCTCGGTGGGTGCGCTGCGCGAGTTCGTGCGCAGCAAGCTGGCCAGCTGGCATGACGATACCGGCATCGACCCCGATGCGCGGATCGAGAGCCTGCTGCCGGAAAAACGCTTTATCGTCGAGATCGTGAAGGCGATTGCCTCGCAGCCACGCCTACTGGTGCTGGACGAGCCGACCGAACACCTGACAGGCCGCGATGTCGTGCGTCTGTTCGAGGTGGTGCGGGAACTGGCGGCCTCGGGCTGTGCGGTGGTCTATATCTCGCACCGTATCCGCGAGGTGCGCCAGATCGCAGAGCGGATCTCGGTTCTGCGCAACGGACGTGCGGTCGGCACGCGGGATGCGACCAATCTCTCGGAAGACGAGATCATCACCATGATCGTCGGCCGCCGCGTCGAGCGTCCCTTCCCGCCCAAACGGGCGAAGGACGTCCATTCGGAGCGGATCTTCGAGCTGCATGGCGTCTCCGGGCCGGGTTTCCGTGATGTGGTCATGCGCGTTGATCGCGGCGAGATCGTGGGACTTGCGGGCATTGACGGCCATGGCCAACGCGAGCTGATGCGCGCGCTGGCGGGCCAGAAACCCATCGAAGGCCGCGTGAATGTGGCCGAGCGCTTCGTCTCGATCAGATCGCCGCGTGACAGCCGCAAGGCAGGCATCCGTTTCGTGCCGGGCGACCGTCACCGCGAGGGTCTGCTGCCGGGCCTGTCGGTGCGCGAGAATTTCTCGCTGCGCTCCATCGAGAAGGATACCCGTGGCGGGCTGATCAATGCCGGTGCCGAAAAGCGCCGCGCCCGCACCGAACTTGCCCGTCTCGAGGTGAAGATGGCAGGCATCGAGGCGCCGATCTCCTCGCTCTCGGGCGGGAACGCGCAGAAGGTCGTGCTCACCTCGGTGCTGGCGGGCGACCCCAAGGTGCTGCTCCTTGACGAGCCGACACAGGGTGTGGATGTGGGCGCACGCGCCGAGATCTATCAGGTCATGCGGGCCGCCGCCGACGAGGGCATGAGCCAGATCGTCTGCTCGTCGGACCGTGCCGAGCTGGTGGGGCTATGCGACCGGATCTATGTCTTCTCGCGTGGCGAGATCGTGGCCGAACTGACCGGCGACGAGGTCAATGACGAGGCCATCGCTCAGGCCATGATGACGGCCACCAATGCCCGCGCCCATACGGCAGCCCTCGGCGGCAAACTGGCCAAGCTGGGCAGTTCCGACTGGGCGCCCTTCTGGATGCTGGTGGCCGCAATGCTGATCTTGGGCTCCGTAGCGGGCTGGGTGAACCCGTTCTTCCTGTCGGAACGCTCGCTGGTGAACCTGATGGTGATGACCGCGACCCTGGCGATGGTGGCCTATGGTCAGCAGCTCCTGATGCTGACCGGCGGGATCGACCTCTCTGTGGGGCCGCTGATGGGGCTTTGTGCCGTGGTGGGCTCGTTCTTCCTGTCGGGGGATCCGTGGCTGATGCCATCGCTGGGCTATGCCGCAATCATCGCTGTCGCCGCGATGGTGGGGGCGGTAAATTTCCTGCTCGTCGGCCCGCTGAAGCTGCACCCAATGGTGGCGACACTGGCCACCTACATGGCGGTGCAGGCCGTTTCGCTTCTGCTGCGTCCGGTGCCTGCGGGCATGACCGATTTCGACGTGCTCGACACAATCGGCTATCGTATGGGTGCCATACCCGCGACCTTCATCATCGCCGTGATCGCCGCCATCGTGCTCGATATCTTCCTGCTGCGCAGCGGCAAGGGCATCCGCTGGCGCGCCTTCGGTTCCAATGCCGAGGCCGCCCGTGTCGCCGGTGTCACGCCGCTCGTGATGCAGTTTGCCGCTTATGTGGGCTGCTCGGTCCTCACCGCACTGGCCGCGATCATGATGATCGAACAGGTGGCCATCGGCGATCCGCGCGCGGGCCTCGGTTACACGCTGACCTCCATCGCAGCGGTCGTCATCGGCGGCACCAGCCTGATGGGCGGGCGCGGGTTGTTCCTCGGCGCCCTTCTCGGCGCGGGCTTCATCTCGCTGGTGAATTCGGCCGCAACCTTCCTGCAGCTTGATAGCGCATGGCAGAACTACCTGCTGGGCGGGCTGATCATCGCGGCTGTGGCCTTCTACTCCTATTCCAGATCCAAGGCGGTATCGGCATGA
- a CDS encoding ABC transporter permease gives MSNSEVIDTKGAGAKPRLHVSEFAWVWLPLVLVFAASFVLAPGTMRWPALMGMLPFAAMLAVVAAGQTIIIQQRGMDLSSGAIMTVGGLLVSRVYLQTGSLTLAVLATVVLCALMGLVNGIAVSVFRITPIVATLATGAIYAGVARHVSNGNSISAPAPLAGFVHMKLAGVPVILIVALVVVALMAAAIRYLPMGRRFTAVGASPAAATAAGFPARPYLMGTYVVGAIFFGLGGMLFTGFINSATITAGNDYLLPSIAAVVVGGTPFTGGKGSVVASAIAAVFMTQLGQMVLAMGAGTPAQYLVQATVIVLALAGPRLLAKLRK, from the coding sequence ATGAGCAATTCAGAGGTGATCGACACGAAAGGCGCGGGCGCAAAGCCCCGCCTGCATGTCTCGGAATTCGCATGGGTCTGGCTGCCCCTCGTGCTGGTCTTTGCGGCAAGTTTCGTCCTGGCGCCCGGCACGATGCGCTGGCCCGCGCTGATGGGGATGTTGCCCTTTGCCGCCATGCTGGCGGTGGTGGCGGCAGGCCAGACCATCATAATCCAGCAACGCGGTATGGATCTGTCCTCGGGCGCAATCATGACCGTGGGCGGGCTACTCGTGTCGCGGGTCTATCTGCAGACCGGCTCTTTGACATTGGCGGTTTTGGCCACCGTCGTGCTCTGTGCCCTCATGGGGCTGGTGAACGGGATCGCGGTCTCGGTCTTCCGGATTACGCCCATCGTGGCGACGCTGGCTACGGGCGCGATCTATGCAGGCGTCGCGCGTCATGTCTCGAACGGAAACTCCATCTCGGCCCCCGCACCGCTGGCAGGCTTCGTGCATATGAAACTGGCCGGTGTGCCGGTGATCCTGATCGTTGCACTTGTTGTGGTGGCGCTGATGGCCGCCGCGATCCGCTATCTGCCGATGGGCCGCCGCTTCACGGCGGTGGGCGCAAGCCCTGCGGCGGCGACAGCTGCGGGCTTCCCCGCGCGCCCCTATCTCATGGGCACCTATGTTGTGGGCGCCATCTTCTTCGGGCTGGGCGGCATGCTGTTCACCGGCTTCATCAACTCGGCCACGATCACGGCAGGCAACGATTATCTGCTCCCCTCGATCGCGGCGGTGGTGGTCGGCGGCACGCCCTTCACCGGCGGGAAAGGCAGCGTGGTCGCCAGTGCGATTGCCGCGGTCTTCATGACCCAGCTCGGCCAGATGGTGCTGGCCATGGGCGCAGGCACGCCCGCGCAATATCTGGTGCAGGCCACTGTGATCGTTCTGGCGCTTGCCGGTCCCCGCCTGCTGGCAAAACTGCGCAAATAA